The Flavobacterium faecale genome has a segment encoding these proteins:
- a CDS encoding extracellular solute-binding protein, with the protein MSKPKFKIAVRKFDAFETSIAKIWDAFCAETGCDFELEATAFDLHPLYDTILKNKGLANGDWDVSLINTDWITEAFATNAVEDLTPYIAANSPADFPEGWSESLLYKQRFEGKTVGLPFHDGPECLIYRKDLFDSMEEQITFYGLHGKQLEVPKTWDDLMEVAEFFNRPDQGLYGTTFAAYPDGHNTVFDFCLQLWTRGGDLFDLNKKIKINTQIAIEGMEFYRSALKNTKAIHPDSREFDSVKSGMAFANGNLAMMVNWFGFASFGEVYPDSKVKGKIDVTNVPAGPNGEGVSLNAYWMYVIGKGSTNKDLAYDFIQFAVNAKNDKLLTLEGGIGCRKSTWHDKEVNELVPYYYKLEELHKNTRSLPRKSNWSEIADVIDQIVVEVINSDKSIALILEEAQGKIDLIEEV; encoded by the coding sequence ATGAGTAAACCAAAATTTAAAATAGCCGTACGTAAATTTGATGCTTTCGAAACTTCCATAGCAAAAATATGGGACGCTTTTTGCGCCGAAACAGGATGTGATTTTGAGTTGGAAGCAACCGCCTTTGATTTGCACCCTTTGTATGATACTATTTTAAAAAACAAAGGTTTAGCTAATGGTGATTGGGATGTATCTTTAATCAATACCGACTGGATTACAGAAGCTTTTGCAACGAATGCCGTCGAAGATTTAACACCTTATATCGCTGCAAATTCACCCGCTGATTTCCCTGAAGGTTGGTCGGAGTCATTGCTGTACAAACAACGATTTGAAGGCAAAACCGTTGGATTACCTTTTCATGATGGGCCTGAATGTTTGATTTATCGAAAGGATTTATTCGACTCAATGGAAGAGCAAATTACTTTTTATGGTTTACATGGAAAACAATTGGAAGTTCCCAAAACTTGGGATGACTTGATGGAAGTGGCCGAATTTTTTAATCGACCGGATCAAGGTTTGTACGGAACCACATTTGCCGCTTATCCTGACGGACACAATACCGTTTTTGATTTCTGCCTACAGTTATGGACCCGTGGAGGCGATTTATTCGATTTGAATAAAAAAATTAAAATCAATACCCAAATAGCTATCGAAGGTATGGAGTTTTACCGTTCAGCATTGAAAAATACCAAAGCTATTCACCCCGATTCTCGTGAATTTGATTCGGTTAAGTCCGGAATGGCTTTCGCCAACGGAAACTTGGCGATGATGGTCAATTGGTTTGGTTTTGCTTCTTTTGGTGAAGTATATCCCGATTCGAAAGTGAAAGGAAAAATCGATGTGACGAACGTTCCTGCAGGCCCGAATGGCGAAGGAGTTTCTCTCAACGCTTATTGGATGTACGTAATTGGAAAAGGGAGTACCAATAAAGACCTTGCCTACGATTTTATACAATTTGCTGTAAATGCAAAAAACGATAAACTACTGACTTTGGAAGGTGGAATTGGTTGTAGAAAATCAACTTGGCACGACAAAGAAGTAAACGAACTGGTTCCCTATTATTATAAATTGGAAGAATTACATAAAAATACCCGCTCCTTACCCCGCAAAAGCAACTGGTCTGAAATTGCAGATGTAATTGACCAAATTGTTGTGGAAGTTATCAATAGCGACAAAAGCATTGCATTGATTTTGGAGGAAGCGCAAGGGAAGATTGATTTGATTGAAGAAGTTTGA
- a CDS encoding Gfo/Idh/MocA family protein, which yields MDINYKPTLPIENRPIYIIGAGGIVRDAHLPAYKSVGFTIAGITNRTRERAEEVAKQFAIPTVYDTVADMVKDAPSYAIYDLTLMPNQFVQTLEQLPDEAAVLIQKPMGDDFEQTLAILQVCRRKKLKAAVNCQMRFAPYIMAAKDIIDRGLIGELYDFEVRLTTYTPWEYFPNVVNHPRLEIQQHSIHYIDLIRSFLGNPKKVYSKTLKNPGKTMSSTRTTTIMDYNDAMRAIINTNHDHNFGEKNQESFVKWEGTKGAIKARIGLLLDYPNGKPDLFEYCIVTEGQEPKWIEVPLKGSWFPDAFVGTMASLMRFVEGSTTELPTSVEDVVHSMAIVEAAYESNDNGGILPNYSI from the coding sequence ATGGATATTAACTACAAACCAACATTACCCATTGAGAATCGTCCGATTTACATTATTGGAGCGGGCGGAATTGTGCGTGATGCGCATTTGCCTGCTTACAAAAGTGTAGGTTTTACGATTGCGGGAATCACCAATAGAACTCGCGAAAGAGCAGAGGAAGTGGCAAAGCAATTTGCGATTCCGACTGTCTATGACACGGTTGCCGATATGGTGAAAGATGCACCTTCGTACGCTATTTATGACTTGACTCTTATGCCGAATCAGTTTGTGCAAACATTGGAGCAATTACCTGACGAAGCAGCAGTTTTGATTCAGAAACCCATGGGAGATGATTTTGAGCAAACTTTGGCGATTTTGCAAGTTTGTAGAAGAAAAAAACTAAAGGCAGCCGTTAATTGTCAGATGCGATTTGCGCCTTACATTATGGCTGCAAAAGATATAATTGACCGAGGATTGATTGGCGAATTGTACGATTTTGAAGTCCGTTTGACGACCTACACACCTTGGGAATATTTCCCGAATGTGGTGAATCACCCGAGATTGGAAATTCAGCAACACAGCATTCATTATATTGATTTGATTCGCTCGTTTTTAGGAAACCCAAAGAAAGTGTATTCGAAAACTTTGAAAAATCCTGGTAAAACAATGTCGTCTACTCGTACGACGACGATCATGGATTATAATGATGCCATGCGTGCGATTATTAACACCAATCATGATCATAATTTTGGCGAGAAAAACCAAGAAAGTTTTGTGAAATGGGAAGGTACCAAAGGAGCTATCAAAGCTCGAATAGGGTTGCTACTAGACTACCCAAATGGCAAACCCGATTTGTTTGAATACTGCATTGTAACCGAAGGACAAGAACCAAAATGGATTGAAGTGCCGTTGAAAGGCTCTTGGTTTCCCGATGCATTTGTGGGAACAATGGCGTCTTTAATGCGATTTGTAGAAGGTTCTACCACCGAATTACCCACTAGCGTGGAAGATGTGGTGCACTCGATGGCGATTGTAGAAGCGGCCTATGAATCCAATGACAACGGAGGTATTTTACCCAATTATTCTATTTAA
- a CDS encoding MaoC/PaaZ C-terminal domain-containing protein, whose translation MHILSRFYEDYELGSKRETFGRTITETDFVVHAGHTGDFFPHHMDAEWCKTQPFKQRIAHGTLTFSVGIGMTATEINPEAFSKGYDRLRFVKPVYIGDTINVVITISEKKDSNKPEFGQVNEHVEIFNQNGDLVLVCDHILLAKKKI comes from the coding sequence ATGCATATACTATCACGATTTTACGAAGATTACGAACTAGGAAGCAAAAGAGAAACTTTTGGAAGAACCATAACCGAAACCGATTTTGTAGTTCACGCGGGACATACGGGGGATTTTTTTCCACACCATATGGATGCTGAATGGTGTAAAACACAACCCTTCAAGCAAAGAATCGCCCACGGAACTTTGACCTTTAGCGTGGGAATCGGAATGACGGCTACCGAAATTAATCCAGAGGCTTTTTCTAAAGGCTACGACCGTTTGCGTTTTGTAAAACCAGTTTATATTGGTGATACCATAAACGTGGTGATTACCATTAGCGAAAAGAAAGATTCCAACAAACCCGAATTTGGACAGGTAAACGAACATGTCGAAATTTTCAATCAAAATGGTGATTTAGTGCTTGTGTGCGACCATATCTTATTAGCAAAAAAGAAAATATAA
- a CDS encoding alpha-L-fucosidase: MKNTVLGLVTIALVSCNAQQKTTQNKVTNKKIEYKADWKSLEQHKTPEWFLDAKFGIYCHWGPYSVPEYKNEWYSHWMYINKDNPEAKNGKESEYYTHHVNTYGPLDKFGYKDFISMFKAEKFDAAAWADLFEKSGAKFSGPVSEHADGFAMWDSDLTKWDAKEMGPKRDIMGELSKEIRKRGMKFIATFHRQWLYAWYPTWDETTDASDPRYAGLYGPKVKKGDFLFPDNPNRKKLGAASYYPLADEQFNKEWLARLKEITNKYNPDMVWFDNKMDIIGEDYRKEFLEYYYNHAEKKNQEVVSTYKFHDFAEGTAVLDLERARMSEKKDFPWLTDDSIDWKSWSHISDPNYKSTNRLLDFLIDVVSKNGAVLLNITPKANGEIPEPVKERLLQMGDWLKTNGEAIYGTRTFDIYGEGDAEVKEGHLSEDKNADNTAKDIRFTRKGEVVYATVLDWPAENQLVIHSFKKGSPYLTKGIESIEFLANKKKMKFTVENDGLHIQLPKEKVGDYAFAFKITPKK; the protein is encoded by the coding sequence ATGAAAAATACTGTTTTAGGATTAGTGACTATTGCATTGGTATCCTGCAATGCGCAACAAAAAACAACCCAAAACAAAGTCACAAATAAAAAAATCGAATACAAAGCCGATTGGAAATCATTGGAACAACACAAAACACCAGAATGGTTCTTGGATGCTAAGTTCGGAATCTATTGCCACTGGGGACCGTACTCGGTACCAGAATATAAAAACGAATGGTACTCGCACTGGATGTACATAAACAAGGACAACCCAGAAGCTAAAAATGGGAAAGAAAGTGAGTACTATACGCACCATGTGAATACTTATGGGCCATTGGATAAATTTGGTTACAAAGATTTCATTTCGATGTTTAAGGCTGAAAAGTTTGATGCTGCTGCTTGGGCAGATTTATTTGAAAAATCAGGCGCAAAATTCTCAGGACCTGTTTCTGAACATGCCGATGGTTTTGCCATGTGGGATAGCGATTTGACCAAATGGGATGCCAAAGAAATGGGACCGAAACGTGATATCATGGGCGAGTTGTCTAAAGAAATCAGAAAAAGAGGGATGAAATTTATCGCTACTTTTCACCGTCAATGGTTGTATGCTTGGTACCCAACTTGGGATGAAACTACCGATGCATCCGATCCAAGATATGCTGGTTTGTATGGTCCAAAAGTTAAAAAAGGTGATTTCCTTTTCCCAGATAATCCAAATAGAAAAAAACTAGGAGCGGCCTCTTATTACCCATTGGCTGACGAACAATTTAACAAAGAATGGTTGGCTCGTTTGAAGGAGATTACCAATAAGTACAACCCAGATATGGTTTGGTTTGATAATAAAATGGACATTATTGGCGAAGATTACCGCAAAGAATTCCTAGAGTATTATTACAACCATGCCGAGAAAAAGAATCAGGAAGTAGTGTCAACTTATAAATTTCATGATTTTGCCGAAGGCACTGCTGTTCTAGATTTGGAACGAGCAAGAATGAGTGAGAAAAAAGATTTTCCGTGGTTGACAGATGATTCTATTGACTGGAAATCATGGTCACACATTTCTGATCCAAACTACAAATCGACCAATCGTTTACTTGATTTCTTGATTGATGTAGTGAGTAAAAATGGAGCGGTTTTATTGAATATCACACCAAAAGCAAATGGTGAAATTCCAGAGCCAGTCAAAGAACGTTTGTTACAAATGGGAGATTGGTTGAAAACCAATGGAGAAGCCATTTACGGAACACGTACTTTTGATATCTACGGAGAAGGCGATGCAGAAGTAAAAGAAGGCCATTTGAGTGAAGACAAAAATGCTGATAATACGGCCAAAGATATTCGTTTTACTAGAAAAGGAGAGGTTGTTTATGCCACGGTTCTAGATTGGCCAGCAGAGAATCAATTGGTGATCCACTCGTTCAAGAAAGGAAGTCCGTATTTGACCAAAGGAATCGAATCGATTGAATTTTTGGCAAATAAGAAAAAAATGAAATTCACGGTGGAGAATGACGGATTACATATTCAACTCCCAAAAGAAAAAGTAGGTGATTATGCTTTTGCATTCAAGATTACTCCTAAAAAGTAA
- a CDS encoding sulfatase family protein: MKKTGLSITLAVLLFCQLGISQRSSKNQPNIIYIMSDDHTAQAIGAYGSRLAKLNPTPTIDKLAAEGMLFENAFVTNSICTPSRACIITGQYSQTNGVLDLDGELDPAKEYLPMEMKKLGYTTAMIGKWHLKNEPSAFDYYKVLHSQGKYFNPTFFEKGKGEWMKNEVKSVGHSTDVITDITLDYLKKRDKSKPFFIMHHYKAPHDMFEFAPRYADYLKDVEIPEPASLYFQPNFGSEATVGKNGKLGAVIGSSISDRHLYRNYVNMLLKDTVSGTIATHLAYQEYLKRYLRCVKGVDDNLARLFDYLKKEGLWENTVIVYTGDQGMMLGEHDLIDKRWMYDESMRMPFIVHYPKMVKAGSKTDLLINNTDFAPTLIELAKGKKPSYMQGFSFINTLEGKAEKNWRTATYYRYWMHNIHHWVPAHFGVRSKQYKLIFFYAKHYLPEAEWNKFYWNKEMRIYGYNTPVAWEFYDLKNDPEEMNNHYKDPKYKDIIASLKEEILKQRKELNETDANYPEIQKVIDKHWND, from the coding sequence ATGAAAAAGACCGGATTATCAATCACATTGGCAGTACTCCTTTTTTGTCAATTGGGTATTAGTCAACGTTCAAGCAAAAACCAGCCCAACATCATTTACATCATGTCTGATGATCATACCGCTCAAGCAATTGGTGCTTACGGGAGTCGTTTGGCAAAATTAAATCCAACGCCTACCATCGATAAGTTGGCAGCCGAGGGAATGTTATTCGAAAATGCTTTTGTAACCAATTCCATTTGCACGCCTAGTCGCGCATGTATTATCACAGGTCAGTATTCACAAACCAATGGTGTTTTGGACTTGGATGGGGAATTGGACCCCGCCAAAGAATACTTGCCAATGGAGATGAAAAAATTGGGTTACACAACAGCTATGATTGGAAAATGGCATTTAAAAAATGAACCTTCAGCCTTTGATTACTACAAAGTTTTGCATTCGCAAGGAAAGTATTTCAACCCTACTTTTTTCGAAAAAGGAAAAGGAGAATGGATGAAAAACGAAGTGAAATCAGTAGGCCATTCCACCGATGTGATTACCGATATTACGTTGGATTACTTGAAAAAAAGAGATAAATCAAAACCCTTTTTTATCATGCACCACTACAAAGCACCGCATGATATGTTTGAGTTCGCTCCACGATATGCCGATTATTTAAAAGACGTAGAAATTCCAGAACCAGCGAGTTTGTATTTTCAACCCAATTTTGGATCTGAGGCTACGGTTGGAAAAAACGGAAAATTAGGTGCGGTAATCGGAAGCTCCATTTCAGACCGACATTTATACCGAAACTATGTAAATATGCTTTTGAAGGATACTGTTTCTGGAACAATCGCTACTCATTTGGCTTACCAAGAATACTTAAAAAGATATTTAAGATGTGTTAAAGGTGTTGATGATAATTTGGCTCGATTGTTCGATTATCTAAAAAAAGAAGGTCTTTGGGAAAATACCGTAATTGTATATACTGGCGACCAAGGAATGATGCTTGGTGAACATGATTTAATTGACAAAAGATGGATGTATGACGAATCGATGCGCATGCCGTTTATTGTACATTATCCAAAAATGGTTAAAGCAGGTTCCAAAACCGATCTACTCATCAACAATACCGACTTTGCTCCAACGCTAATCGAATTGGCTAAAGGTAAAAAACCTTCGTACATGCAAGGGTTTAGCTTTATAAATACCTTGGAAGGAAAAGCAGAAAAAAACTGGAGAACAGCAACTTATTATCGGTATTGGATGCATAACATTCACCACTGGGTACCGGCACATTTTGGTGTTCGAAGCAAGCAATATAAGTTGATCTTTTTCTACGCCAAACATTATTTACCAGAAGCCGAATGGAATAAGTTTTATTGGAATAAAGAAATGCGTATTTATGGCTATAACACGCCTGTAGCTTGGGAATTTTATGATTTAAAAAATGACCCAGAAGAAATGAACAACCATTACAAAGACCCCAAATACAAAGATATTATTGCTTCGTTAAAAGAGGAAATTTTAAAACAACGCAAAGAATTAAATGAAACAGATGCCAATTATCCTGAAATTCAAAAAGTGATTGATAAGCACTGGAATGATTAA
- a CDS encoding T9SS type A sorting domain-containing protein: MKLKKLQKISLGLLTVFFTVSTIVAQPAAPSGKKWVKATYLSDDFNGSFDTSKWEQSIWNYAGTPTLMNNNNSGVSGGNLWIKATDNGQSNSGAWFQSSRVQSKAKVGFPMYTECRIKAANISAYSTYWLNNGDANNRDEIDICENNPKPSITSQTYRPYTMYSQYFIVKNGVTERNAGNFDNRNLPAGNPAKGVKWNTYQVLGCYWKDSKHVQFYINGAPAGSLTTTGVFTLAQNIIWDLWTGPFDYLGGLAVRSDLANEAQSTMYVDWINTYTLANITGKEVESKLKSETYNYKTSVSPNPVSNLLQVTLKSENDYNSYSIIDPLGRSVAQGKIAVGSAEYNVNVSSLKSGIYFLILNGEDDSEKIKIMKN; encoded by the coding sequence ATGAAATTAAAAAAATTACAAAAAATCAGTTTAGGACTGTTGACAGTATTCTTTACTGTTAGTACTATTGTTGCACAACCAGCCGCCCCTTCTGGAAAAAAGTGGGTAAAAGCTACATATCTTTCAGATGATTTTAACGGATCCTTTGATACTTCGAAATGGGAACAATCTATTTGGAATTACGCAGGAACACCGACTCTTATGAATAATAACAATTCGGGTGTCTCAGGTGGGAATTTATGGATCAAAGCGACAGATAATGGACAAAGTAACTCAGGAGCGTGGTTTCAGTCTTCTCGAGTACAATCTAAAGCAAAAGTAGGGTTTCCTATGTACACTGAATGCCGAATTAAAGCGGCTAATATTTCTGCTTATTCTACTTATTGGTTAAATAATGGGGATGCAAATAACCGTGATGAAATTGATATTTGCGAGAATAATCCCAAACCTTCAATCACTAGTCAGACATACAGACCTTACACAATGTATTCACAATATTTCATAGTTAAAAATGGGGTTACTGAAAGAAATGCTGGTAATTTTGACAATAGAAACCTCCCTGCTGGTAATCCTGCAAAGGGAGTAAAATGGAATACTTATCAAGTTCTTGGCTGCTATTGGAAAGATTCTAAACATGTACAATTTTACATTAATGGAGCGCCAGCGGGTAGTTTGACAACCACTGGTGTTTTTACATTAGCCCAGAATATTATTTGGGATTTATGGACAGGTCCATTTGATTATCTTGGTGGCCTTGCAGTAAGAAGCGATTTGGCAAATGAGGCTCAAAGTACGATGTATGTAGATTGGATAAATACATATACATTGGCTAATATTACAGGAAAAGAAGTCGAGTCTAAGCTTAAATCAGAAACTTATAATTACAAAACTTCTGTGTCACCAAATCCAGTTTCGAATTTATTGCAGGTAACCTTAAAATCAGAAAACGATTATAATTCCTATAGTATTATAGATCCTTTAGGTAGATCAGTAGCGCAAGGTAAAATTGCAGTCGGATCAGCAGAGTACAATGTAAATGTATCATCTTTAAAATCTGGAATCTATTTTTTAATTTTAAATGGAGAGGATGATTCGGAAAAAATTAAGATTATGAAGAATTAA